A stretch of bacterium DNA encodes these proteins:
- the glgC gene encoding glucose-1-phosphate adenylyltransferase, translating to MDNVLTIIMAGGRGERLMPLTKDRCKPAVPFGARYRIIDFVLSNFINSGFLKIKVLTQYMSDSLIAHIHRCWNISGVLDYYVDAVPAQQRTGEDWYLGTANSVYQNLDLIRSVAPDHIAVFGGDHIYKMDVRQKYEEFLISGADVMVSVLPHPRSESSRFGIVKVDDDWNIVEFLEKPEDPPSMPGNPEMSLISLGNYFFKYPILREVLEKDMADSESRHDFGQNIIPRMVAEGYRVKAYDFSKNRVPGEPAGSPYWRDVGDVDTYYDANMDLRSVSPMFNLYNRSWPIRSLNRNLPPAKFVFADWAKRYGQAVDSIVASGTIISGATVRDSVIGSNVFVHSFAHLEGCIILDHVDIGRHVKLRRCIVDKYTRVEPGCEIGFYRERDEQRFTVTPAGVTVLPKNAIIKADGQVLDLITGREVYPPLWQEQAG from the coding sequence ATGGATAACGTACTCACGATAATCATGGCGGGCGGCAGGGGCGAAAGGCTGATGCCCCTGACGAAAGACAGATGCAAGCCGGCGGTGCCGTTCGGCGCGCGTTACCGGATAATAGACTTTGTACTATCCAATTTCATCAACAGCGGATTCCTGAAAATCAAGGTTTTGACTCAATACATGTCCGACTCGCTGATCGCGCACATTCACCGCTGCTGGAACATTTCGGGCGTTCTTGACTATTACGTTGACGCGGTTCCAGCTCAACAACGGACCGGCGAAGATTGGTATCTCGGCACCGCCAACAGCGTTTACCAGAACCTCGACCTCATCCGGTCGGTAGCGCCCGACCATATTGCCGTTTTCGGCGGCGATCACATTTACAAGATGGATGTCCGCCAGAAATACGAGGAGTTTCTTATAAGCGGCGCGGACGTAATGGTCAGCGTGCTGCCACATCCCAGGAGCGAATCGAGCAGGTTCGGAATCGTTAAAGTGGACGACGACTGGAACATCGTCGAATTTTTGGAAAAGCCCGAAGATCCGCCTTCGATGCCGGGCAATCCCGAAATGTCGCTCATCAGCTTAGGCAACTACTTTTTCAAATATCCGATACTGCGCGAAGTGCTTGAAAAGGACATGGCGGACAGTGAAAGCCGCCACGATTTCGGACAAAACATAATCCCGCGGATGGTCGCCGAAGGCTACCGCGTAAAGGCCTACGATTTCAGCAAAAACAGAGTCCCGGGCGAGCCGGCAGGCTCGCCCTACTGGCGCGACGTGGGCGACGTGGACACCTACTACGACGCCAATATGGACTTGCGCTCCGTCAGCCCGATGTTCAACCTGTACAACAGGAGCTGGCCGATCCGCAGCCTGAACCGAAACCTCCCGCCCGCGAAGTTTGTTTTCGCGGACTGGGCGAAGCGATACGGACAGGCGGTTGATTCAATCGTGGCGTCGGGAACGATAATCAGCGGAGCGACCGTCCGCGACTCCGTCATCGGCTCGAACGTGTTCGTTCATTCGTTCGCTCATCTTGAAGGCTGCATCATCCTCGACCATGTGGATATCGGGCGGCATGTCAAATTGCGCAGGTGCATTGTCGACAAATACACGCGGGTGGAGCCGGGATGCGAAATCGGTTTTTACCGGGAGCGCGACGAGCAAAGATTCACGGTTACTCCCGCCGGAGTCACTGTTCTGCCCAAAAACGCGATTATCAAGGCTGACGGCCAGGTGCTCGACTTGATCACCGGGCGGGAAGTTTATCCTCCCCTCTGGCAGGAGCAAGCAGGATAA
- a CDS encoding DUF4912 domain-containing protein: MSKKLKAELLSLTKAELLERIRALGFTGYSRFKKEELADLIIAHSKQPKTAKPAAKKADKESARAQESRSLKPRGSKEPANGIAIQHPSASPSARRYGSRGAPEAATDAATPEKPADYGKEEITPPAIWPDRDALPERYGVDVLVALPRDPEHMFCFWEISGDTLGALASEFGDSKWNSRRMVLKLLPKERDGREGSPAQTLDVYGETGRWHIALPESARGKRIGLEIGFFFTDGSYRKVLSSEPVEIPRGAPDEGGKVRFMLVKPARAKSRARIESLETRTFHRHDSIKALRREVEKSVAKRRRELGISPAPQGASELGRFSQGESENS; the protein is encoded by the coding sequence ATGTCCAAGAAATTGAAAGCCGAGCTTCTTTCCCTAACCAAGGCCGAGCTGCTCGAACGCATTCGGGCGCTTGGTTTTACCGGCTACTCCCGGTTTAAAAAGGAAGAGCTGGCCGACCTGATAATCGCGCACTCGAAGCAACCCAAAACCGCCAAGCCTGCCGCAAAGAAAGCGGACAAGGAGTCTGCGCGCGCGCAGGAATCGCGCTCTTTAAAGCCGCGCGGATCCAAAGAACCAGCCAATGGAATCGCGATTCAGCATCCCAGCGCCTCGCCGAGCGCGCGGCGGTACGGGAGTCGAGGCGCGCCTGAAGCGGCTACGGATGCGGCAACTCCGGAAAAACCGGCCGATTACGGAAAGGAGGAAATCACGCCGCCGGCGATTTGGCCCGACAGAGACGCCCTTCCCGAACGCTATGGCGTGGACGTGCTTGTGGCCTTGCCCAGAGATCCCGAGCATATGTTTTGCTTCTGGGAAATTTCAGGAGACACGCTCGGAGCGCTTGCATCCGAATTCGGCGATTCAAAATGGAACTCAAGACGCATGGTGCTTAAACTCTTGCCGAAGGAACGCGACGGACGGGAAGGTTCGCCGGCACAAACGCTGGACGTTTACGGCGAAACGGGGCGCTGGCACATCGCATTGCCGGAAAGCGCCCGCGGAAAGCGAATAGGGCTTGAAATCGGATTTTTCTTCACGGACGGAAGCTACCGCAAGGTTCTTTCAAGCGAACCCGTGGAAATCCCCAGGGGCGCACCGGATGAAGGCGGAAAAGTAAGGTTCATGCTGGTCAAGCCCGCGCGCGCCAAGTCGCGCGCGCGGATTGAATCTTTGGAAACCAGGACTTTCCACCGTCACGATTCCATAAAAGCTCTTAGGCGGGAGGTGGAAAAGTCCGTCGCAAAGCGCCGCCGGGAGCTTGGAATTTCCCCGGCTCCCCAAGGCGCAAGTGAGCTCGGCCGGTTTTCACAAGGAGAAAGTGAAAACTCGTAA